The following are encoded in a window of Candidatus Aegiribacteria sp. genomic DNA:
- a CDS encoding 4Fe-4S binding protein, whose translation MSVPKYIKYALLILLIVSVVLAGKWIYQVDPVICNGCGICISWCEEGALSMYGGNAVIDPELCNGCGVCANHCPRGAIYIVWYEGIEESESSLSPMYGPNPTQGAFYIESAQPGEDICVLDLSGRLVATTVTDPNGYAILNLSGNPSGNYCVMLGENILGEITLIK comes from the coding sequence ATGTCAGTTCCTAAGTACATTAAATACGCGCTTCTGATACTGTTGATCGTGTCAGTTGTGCTTGCGGGAAAATGGATATATCAGGTTGATCCTGTCATCTGCAACGGCTGCGGTATATGTATCAGCTGGTGCGAAGAAGGCGCACTCTCCATGTATGGCGGCAATGCCGTCATAGATCCTGAACTCTGTAACGGTTGCGGTGTCTGTGCAAATCATTGTCCCAGAGGTGCTATTTACATAGTATGGTATGAAGGAATCGAAGAATCGGAATCATCCCTTTCACCGATGTATGGCCCAAATCCGACACAAGGCGCCTTCTACATTGAAAGTGCTCAACCGGGAGAAGATATTTGCGTGCTGGATCTGTCAGGAAGATTAGTTGCCACAACCGTAACTGACCCCAACGGTTACGCTATTCTTAACCTTTCAGGAAACCCCTCGGGCAATTACTGCGTAATGCTTGGCGAAAATATCCTGGGCGAAATAACACTCATCAAATAA
- a CDS encoding ComEC/Rec2 family competence protein, which translates to MILGKLLFSITSLFLLGYYLPFRVEHQLWMIPAVIGLIAAIAGYRKYGMLLLCASSLLVGLYWNNDHLSKHDEESTESARVGVWSCNVETSTTRGALLLTESGRQVWSSDKELAQTVRRGDYVLVLGSMRGNFLETWSFSTIQSNSLQNRIRRVICRRWREKLHSRQTSSLVSALLAGERGTIPTHTRNIFEITGTSHLLAVSGLHVGIICAIILIIARRIFGKTWLSVFITILLMCSYVFIAGARASTVRAGIMGMFILIAWQAVGKTPDILFIWAFAVIVLIILSSGAVLNDIGAQMSFSAVLSLIIFGRNFRGNIWKKILSVFYAGVVVTLSLAPLISCTFGAVSPVAPIATVISLPFMLTLMALGVISLSWGFIASGASILAEWTVYIWLKLLYLLEFRRFEFKEWMLVIWFAGIIMLLLFSRRRGFFRRFR; encoded by the coding sequence ATGATATTAGGAAAATTGCTCTTTTCGATCACTTCTCTGTTCCTCCTGGGTTACTATCTTCCTTTTAGAGTTGAGCATCAATTATGGATGATACCTGCAGTTATCGGATTAATCGCGGCAATTGCAGGTTATAGAAAATATGGGATGCTGTTGTTATGTGCTTCATCACTGCTTGTCGGATTATACTGGAATAATGACCATTTGAGTAAACATGATGAAGAGAGCACTGAATCAGCACGGGTAGGAGTCTGGAGCTGCAATGTAGAAACATCCACAACACGGGGAGCTCTTCTTTTAACTGAATCCGGCAGGCAGGTGTGGTCATCTGACAAAGAACTGGCTCAAACAGTCAGAAGAGGGGATTATGTGCTTGTTCTCGGATCTATGCGGGGTAATTTCCTTGAGACCTGGTCATTCAGTACAATCCAGTCGAATTCTCTGCAGAACAGGATAAGAAGAGTAATCTGCCGCAGGTGGAGAGAAAAACTGCATTCACGGCAGACAAGTTCACTTGTTTCCGCGCTTCTCGCTGGAGAACGGGGAACAATTCCCACCCATACGCGAAATATTTTTGAGATAACGGGGACTTCACATCTTCTTGCTGTATCCGGTCTGCATGTTGGAATCATATGCGCGATTATCCTCATTATCGCAAGACGAATATTCGGGAAAACATGGTTGTCCGTTTTCATAACTATCCTTCTTATGTGCAGCTATGTCTTTATCGCAGGTGCGAGAGCCTCAACTGTTAGAGCCGGAATAATGGGAATGTTCATTCTGATAGCATGGCAGGCGGTTGGGAAAACACCTGATATTCTCTTTATATGGGCCTTTGCTGTAATAGTTCTGATCATACTCTCCTCAGGCGCAGTTCTGAATGATATTGGAGCTCAAATGTCGTTCAGCGCTGTCCTCAGCCTGATTATCTTTGGAAGAAATTTCAGAGGGAATATCTGGAAAAAAATACTTTCAGTCTTTTACGCAGGAGTAGTTGTAACACTGTCTCTTGCTCCGCTGATATCATGCACATTCGGGGCTGTAAGTCCTGTAGCACCGATTGCAACGGTGATATCACTGCCTTTCATGCTGACACTTATGGCTCTGGGCGTTATCTCTCTCTCATGGGGATTCATAGCATCAGGAGCATCTATTCTGGCTGAATGGACTGTGTATATCTGGTTGAAACTTCTGTATTTGCTTGAATTCAGAAGATTTGAATTCAAAGAATGGATGCTGGTTATCTGGTTTGCAGGTATTATTATGCTATTGCTGTTCTCCAGAAGAAGGGGGTTCTTCCGAAGATTCAGATAA
- a CDS encoding M42 family metallopeptidase: protein MKLDADVTDTLMELLKTRSVSGHTEAAMDIVRERLGKLNLTIHSTAKGSVIATLNGSTPEGIILSAHLDTLGGMVRGIDDNGRISLRTIGSYTMSSIEGEYCKIETWDGKLFDGTVLYDNTSVHIHGLEKASEKRSEEEMYIRLDEEVSSKKEILELGLSVGNYIHFDPRPVRTESGFIKSRHLDDKAGVAILIEVAERMVREEITPMRTLHFLITSYEEVGHGAAGYFPEKANEFIAVDMGVAGPERESSENSVTICAADSTGPFNYQITKRLIRLAEANSIPFTVDTFPHYGSDAAAALKSGLDVKHGLIGPGVDASHANERTHEKALEATIDLIQAYVMS, encoded by the coding sequence ATGAAATTAGATGCTGATGTAACAGATACACTGATGGAATTACTGAAAACACGAAGTGTTTCCGGGCATACCGAGGCTGCGATGGATATTGTTCGAGAAAGATTAGGGAAACTGAATCTGACAATTCACTCAACTGCTAAAGGCAGCGTTATAGCGACACTTAATGGTTCAACACCAGAAGGTATAATCCTCTCTGCGCATCTTGATACACTGGGAGGGATGGTCAGAGGAATAGATGATAACGGCAGGATAAGTCTCAGGACAATCGGTTCCTATACAATGTCAAGTATTGAGGGTGAGTACTGTAAAATTGAAACTTGGGACGGAAAGCTATTCGATGGAACGGTTCTGTATGACAATACTTCCGTCCATATTCATGGTCTGGAAAAGGCTTCAGAAAAGCGAAGTGAAGAGGAGATGTATATAAGGCTTGATGAAGAAGTATCATCGAAAAAGGAAATACTGGAGCTTGGGCTGTCCGTTGGAAATTACATACATTTTGATCCTCGTCCTGTTCGAACGGAATCGGGATTTATCAAATCAAGGCATCTCGATGACAAGGCCGGGGTGGCAATACTCATCGAAGTAGCTGAGAGGATGGTCAGAGAAGAGATCACACCTATGCGGACTCTGCATTTTCTCATTACATCATATGAGGAAGTCGGACATGGCGCGGCAGGTTATTTTCCGGAGAAAGCAAATGAATTTATCGCTGTTGATATGGGTGTTGCAGGTCCGGAAAGGGAATCTTCAGAGAATAGTGTCACTATTTGCGCCGCTGACAGCACCGGACCTTTCAATTACCAGATAACTAAACGTTTGATAAGACTTGCAGAAGCGAACTCAATCCCTTTCACCGTTGATACTTTTCCGCATTACGGATCAGACGCGGCGGCTGCACTTAAGTCAGGACTTGATGTAAAACATGGATTGATTGGCCCGGGAGTAGACGCTTCACACGCAAACGAAAGAACACACGAAAAAGCTCTTGAAGCAACAATAGATCTTATCCAGGCGTATGTTATGAGCTGA
- a CDS encoding response regulator, translating into MPAILIVDDDSMVRKMLVKFFQKEGYGTLEASDGKSALKIYRDEIIDVVITDIVMPDMEGIETIRELRKINPDVKIIAFSGGGSLAPDGYLKIAASMGARYTFQKPFDINELKDAVQILLDS; encoded by the coding sequence ATGCCTGCAATACTCATTGTAGATGACGACTCAATGGTCAGAAAAATGCTGGTGAAATTTTTTCAGAAAGAGGGATACGGTACTCTTGAAGCATCTGACGGCAAATCAGCTTTAAAAATATATCGTGATGAGATCATTGATGTTGTTATAACAGATATTGTAATGCCTGATATGGAAGGTATCGAGACTATCAGAGAATTACGGAAAATCAATCCGGATGTTAAGATAATCGCGTTCTCAGGTGGAGGTTCGCTTGCACCGGACGGCTACCTGAAAATCGCTGCTTCAATGGGTGCAAGATACACATTCCAGAAACCATTTGATATAAACGAACTGAAAGATGCAGTTCAAATACTCCTTGATTCCTGA